A genome region from Choloepus didactylus isolate mChoDid1 chromosome 14, mChoDid1.pri, whole genome shotgun sequence includes the following:
- the LOC119509088 gene encoding glycerol-3-phosphate dehydrogenase 1-like protein has protein sequence MAAAPLKVCIVGSGNWGSAVAKIIGNNVKKLQKFASTVKMWVFEETVNGRKLTDIINSDHENIKYLPGHKLPENVVAVSNLSEAVQDADLLVFVIPHQFIHRICDEITGRVPKEALGITLIKGIDKGPEGLKLISDIIREKMGIDISVLMGANIANEVAADKFCETTIGSKVMENGLLFKELLQTPNFRITVVDDADTVELCGALKNVVAVGAGFCDGLHCGDNTKAAVIRLGLMEMIAFAKIFCKGHVSTATFLESCGVADLITTCYGGRNRRVAEAFARTGKTIEELENEMLNGQKLQGPQTSAEVYHILKQKGLVDKFPLFTAVYQICYEGKSVQDMLSCLQSHPQHK, from the coding sequence ATGGCAGCGGCGCCCCTGAAAGTGTGCATCGTGGGCTCCGGCAACTGGGGTTCAGCTGTTGCAAAAATAATTGGTAATAATGTCAAGAAACTTCAGAAGTTTGCCTCCACTGTCAAGATGTGGGTCTTTGAAGAAACAGTTAATGGGAGAAAACTAACAGACATCATAAATAGTGACCacgaaaatataaaatatctcccTGGACACAAGCTGCCAGAAAATGTGGTTGCTGTCTCGAATCTCAGCGAGGCAGTGCAGGATGCAGACCTGCTGGTGTTTGTCATTCCTCACCAATTCATTCACAGAATCTGTGATGAGATTACTGGAAGGGTGCCCAAAGAAGCGCTGGGAATCACCCTCATCAAGGGGATAGACAAGGGCCCCGAGGGGCTGAAACTCATTTCTGACATCATCCGAGAGAAGATGGGCATTGACATCAGTGTGCTGATGGGAGCCAACATTGCCAACGAGGTGGCTGCAGACAAGTTCTGTGAGACCACCATCGGCAGCAAAGTAATGGAGAACGGCCTTCTCTTCAAAGAACTTCTGCAGACTCCGAATTTTCGAATTACTGTGGTTGATGATGCAGATACTGTTGAACTTTGTGGTGCTCTTAAGAACGTTGTGGCTGTGGGAGCTGGGTTCTGCGATGGCCTCCACTGTGGAGACAACACCAAAGCCGCTGTCATCCGCCTGGGCCTCATGGAAATGATTGCATTTGCCAAGATCTTCTGCAAGGGCCACGTGTCCACAGCCACCTTCCTAGAGAGCTGTGGGGTGGCTGACCTGATCACCACCTGCTACGGAGGCCGGAACCGCAGGGTGGCCGAGGCGTTCGCCAGGACTGGAAAGACCATTGAAGAACTGGAGAACGAGATGCTGAATGGGCAGAAACTCCAAGGACCTCAGACTTCTGCTGAAGTGTACCACATCCTCAAACAGAAGGGCCTGGTCGACAAGTTTCCATTGTTTACTGCAGTATATCAGATCTGCTACGAAGGAAAATCTGTTCAAGATATGTTGTCTTGTCTCCAGAGTCATCCACAGCATAAATAA